A single region of the Salvia miltiorrhiza cultivar Shanhuang (shh) chromosome 8, IMPLAD_Smil_shh, whole genome shotgun sequence genome encodes:
- the LOC131000096 gene encoding probable glucuronoxylan glucuronosyltransferase IRX7 translates to MRLFHGARSSRNQEKGFFCYRYFKWILWFSISFYFFSSFLITRHKPSSSISRTTVAQNEASRALIIEETFNSSLHETHGAGLFNGMKVYVYELPSKYNADWLANERCSTHLFAAEVAVHRALLSSDVRTFDPWEAHFFFVPVYVSCNFSTVNGFPAIGHARSLIAAAIHLVSSQLPFWNRSRGADHVFVASHDFGSCFHTLEDVAIADGVPKFLKNSIVLQTFGVKYEHPCRDVEHVVIPPYISPESVRSTLEESPLTGRRDIFAFFRGKMEVNPKNVSGRFYSKRVRTAIWRRYGGDRRFYLRRQRFAGYQSEIVRSKFCLCPLGWAPWSPRLVESVALGCVPVIIADGIQLPFPAAVPWADISLTVAEGAVDTLGEVLERVAATNLTAIQRNLWDPSVRRALLFNVPMLEGDATWRVLESLAMRLGRSHRRPRASTK, encoded by the exons ATGAGGCTTTTCCATGGAGCAAGAAGCAGCAGGAACCAAGAGAAAGGCTTCTTCTGCTACAGATATTTCAAATGGATTCTTTGGTTTTCCATTTCTTTCTATTTCTTCTCCTCTTTCCTCATCACTCGCCACAAACCCTCTTCCTCCATTTCAAGAACAACCGTTGCGCAAAACGAAGCTTCCCGCGCTCTCATCATCGAAGAAACATTCAACTCCTCCCTCCACGAAACCCACGGCGCGGGGCTATTCAACGGAATGAAAGTATACGTCTACGAATTGCCGTCGAAATACAACGCCGACTGGCTCGCCAACGAGCGGTGCAGCACCCATTTATTCGCGGCGGAGGTGGCCGTCCACCGGGCCTTGCTGAGCAGCGACGTTCGGACGTTCGATCCATGGGAAGCCCACTTCTTCTTCGTCCCCGTCTACGTCTCCTGCAACTTCAGCACCGTTAATGGCTTCCCCGCCATCGGCCACGCCCGCTCCCTCATCGCCGCCGCCATCCATCTCGTTTCCTCGCAGCTCCCGTTTTGGAACCGCAGCCGCGGCGCCGACCATGTTTTCGTCGCGTCCCATGATTTCGGTTCTTGCTTTCACACATTG GAGGATGTGGCGATTGCAGACGGAGTGCCGAAATTCTTGAAAAACTCGATTGTGTTGCAGACTTTCGGGGTGAAATACGAGCATCCATGCCGGGATGTGGAACACGTGGTGATTCCGCCGTATATATCGCCGGAAAGTGTACGGTCAACGCTTGAGGAGTCTCCGTTGACCGGCCGCCGCGATATCTTCGCCTTCTTCAGGGGCAAAATGGAAGTGAACCCTAAAAATGTCAGCGGTCGTTTCTACAGCAA GCGGGTGCGGACTGCAATATGGCGGAGGTACGGCGGCGACCGGCGGTTCTACCTACGGAGGCAGCGTTTCGCCGGTTACCAGTCGGAGATTGTGCGGTCAAAGTTTTGCTTGTGTCCATTGGGGTGGGCCCCGTGGAGCCCCAGGCTGGTGGAGTCGGTGGCGCTGGGCTGCGTTCCGGTCATCATCGCCGACGGCATCCAGTTGCCCTTCCCCGCCGCCGTGCCGTGGGCGGATATATCTCTGACGGTGGCGGAGGGCGCCGTGGATACGCTCGGAGAGGTCCTCGAGCGCGTCGCGGCGACCAACCTGACGGCGATCCAAAGGAACCTGTGGGACCCGTCGGTGAGGAGGGCCCTACTGTTCAATGTGCCAATGCTGGAGGGCGACGCCACGTGGCGCGTGCTGGAGTCCCTCGCGATGAGGCTGGGTAGGTCCCATAGGAGGCCGAGAGCTTCTACAAAATGA
- the LOC131000097 gene encoding replication protein A 70 kDa DNA-binding subunit D-like: protein MFNNEISKFGKKFESNKTYLISNGEVRNVNTMYPSIHREKEIILNRYSDIKEAFDEIEYKIPYNFVEFNDVEQKLDKEEEFDISGMLVQVQKSQQIPIKGVNKAVRNITLMNKKSELVEISLWEDMAKNEGHDLEQITGGKPTVAISYVVAKRKFGGILLQNTMKSVLQITPTCKEIQPIQSCSDVDDDALAIAKLAMAQKIKQAKEVTLKDLRDNQHLLSEGVSYCFTGIIDKVENKATIWYDSCKNCNTSFSKIDESAICKKCNEEVLETSPRYRITINVIQGDCNARITLFGQVAEVYVGCSVDEYLSSIKEGETESTYYRRLSTQVYTEMRFMTMLKSIKFDQRGNLNIVANAIEKMEQMESIDVGDIEEEPTEVEEKKHSPEKSKKKIPSRKKKTTMELQPTESQKKKRRITKKKFDDYIDITSDDDLPLNSILQTKNNKKRSPIVKIKQEKI from the exons ATGTTCAATAATGAAATAAGCAAATTTGGAAAAAAGTTTGAATCCAACAAAACGTATTTAATCTCTAATGGAGAGGTTAGAAACGTTAATACTATGTATCCAAGCATCCATAGAGAAAAAGAGATCATACTCAATAGATACTCTGATATAAAGGAAGCATTCGACGAGATAGAGTATAAAATACCATATAATTTTGTGGAGTTCAACGATGTGGAACAAAAGCTTGACAAGGAAGAAGAGTTTG ATATTTCTGGAATGTTAGTACAAGTACAAAAAAGTCAACAGATTCCTATCAAAGGAGTGAACAAGGCTGTGAGAAACATAACTCTCATGAACAAAAA ATCTGAACTTGTAGAGATATCTTTATGGGAAGATATGGCGAAAAATGAAGGACATGACCTTGAACAAATAACTGGAGGCAAGCCAACTGTTGCAATTTCCTATGTCGTCGCAAAAAGGAAATTTG gTGGTATACTCTTGCAAAATACAATGAAATCCGTCTTGCAAATTACACCAACATGCAAAGAGATCCAGCCGATCCAATC GTGTtctgatgttgatgatgatgCATTAGCAATTGCTAAATTAGCAATggcacaaaaaataaaacaagcaaAGGAAGTCACTCTTAAAGATCTCAGAGACAATCAACATTTATTATCAGAG GGTGTTTCGTATTGTTTTACGGGAATTATcgacaaagttgaaaataaagCAACAATATGGTATGATTCTTGTAAAAATTGCAACACATCTTTCTCCAAAATTGATGAGAGTGCAATATGCAAAAAATGCAATGAAGAAGTTCTTGAGACGTCGCCCAG ATACAGAATCACAATAAATGTTATACAAGGCGACTGCAATGCACGTATTACATTATTCGGTCAAGTGGCAGAGGTATATGTAGGATGCTCTGTGGATGAATATCTTTCTTCAATCAAAGAG GGTGAAACAGAATCCACATACTATAGACGACTAAGCACACAAGTGTACACAGAAATGCGCTTCATGACGATGCTCAAGTCTATAAAATTTGATCAACGAGGAAATCTCAATATCGTAGCAAATGCAATCGAAAAAATGGAACAAATGGAAAGCATCGATGTTGGAGATATTGAAGAAGAGCCGACTGAAGTGGAGGAAAAGAAACATTCACCCGagaaatcaaaaaagaaaattccgtctagaaagaaaaaaactacGATGGAGTTGCAGCCCACAGAatcgcaaaagaaaaaaagaaggatAACCAAGAAAAAGTTTGATGACTACATTGACATTACAAGTGACGACGATCTGCCGCTGAACAGCATTTTGCAAACCAAAAATAACAAGAAGAGATCCCCAAtcgtcaaaatcaaacaagaaaagatTTAA